The segment TAACGCAGATTAAAAAGCTTTTGAATATAGGCTACACCTATGGAAAAGCGGGCAATTTGCTGACGCTGAAAAACGGCGGAAACACGGTTATTGTAAAAATCGGCGAGGACTTGGCAAATGTGAACGGAAAAAATGTGCGCTATACTCACCCTGCAGTTTTCAACGGTGTGAGAACCCTTTTGCCGATAGGCGAAACGGCGCGTCTTTTGGGATTTTACGTTTACGGTTTTGAGAAAGTAACGGTAATTTCAAAATACGATATTGAAAATGCGGATTACAAAAACACCGCACTGCAAAAAGCGTCGGCAATGTTTTTTGACGGATTTTACAAAAACGGCTTTGAGGACGGCTCGGCAAAATTTCAGACGTGGTCGGACAGCGTTTCAAACGGCACTGACGGCAAGATATTTTTCGAGGGCGAAAAAAGCGGATATATAGACGCGGTGCAAAAAAGTATGGCGGCATTTATGTTTCCGCACGTTCAGCCCGACCCGTATGAGGAGAGAACGCACCTTGAATACGACGTCACGGCGAATGTGTACGTCACCGAGGACTACAAAAACAACGAGCCGTTCGCACTGTTTTCTATGAAAAAAGACGGCGCATACAAACGTCTTGCATACGCGTCGGCGGACAGAGAACCTATCCCCGGCGAGTGGTGCGAGATTACGTTTAAATTTATATACCGAAATGTTTACCGAAACGACATTGTGCGCGCAAATCCCACCGATTCGTTTTCGTTCGGCATAGGCACGCGCGCGAAAAACGTCACCGAAACAAGCAAAGCGTCGGGCAGAATTTATTTTGACAACGTTCGTCTTTCGTTTGCAGAGCCGTCAACGTCAAACACCGCACTGCAGCTTATTCCGAACAGCGATTTGTCGTGGTATGTGACGGGCGACACGGTAAACTATCGCGCGGCCGGCGCGGACAAAGATGTTTTGGACGGATTTGAAAAGGTTGAGGGGCTTATATACAACCTTGATGACGAAATTGTTTACAAAAACACAATCTCGGCGAAAAAGTTTAAAAAAGACGGTTTTGACTTTGACACAAGCGGATTTTCGGGAAATTTCGCCGCGGAAATTTACGGTGTTCGCGCCGACGGCACAAAGTCGGCATTTGAATATTTTCAGCGCGCGCCGGTGAGCGAAAAAGTGTATGAGGCAGGCATCACAAAGCACCGTTTTGTCGTTGCGTCAAAGGAAACAAAACCGCAAAGCGAGCGAAACGGTTTTCCCGGCATTAACGCGACAACCGACATAGGTATGCGTCTTGCCGACAAAATCGGCTACAGTGCGGTTCGCTATCACTATATCCGCTGGGGCGACTCCCAGCTTGAAAAGGGCACGCACACAGCAAAAGGGCAGTTTGACTGGACGCAGACAGACAAAATGGCGGAGTCGATGAGCAAAAACGATATGAAGCTTATGGTTAACATTTTCGGTTCGCCGAAATGGGCGCTACCTGCACAGTTTCAGGGCATTACGGGCGGTATGGTTGCCGGCGGTATGAAATACAACGGTTACGGTATTCAAAATCAGGAATACGTCGCGGAATACATCAACGCGTATCTTGAGCGTTACGGCAAAATCACCGACGTTATAGAATTCTGGAACGAGCCCGGCTCGGCGTCCGCGTTCTGGTATGACCACGATAACGACGCGGTGCTGATACAAATGCTCAAAACAACGCACGATTGTGTTGAAAAATACAACAAAGAAAACGGCACCGATATAAAAATCGCGTTTGCAGGTTTTATGACAACACAGGAAACCTGGCTTACAAAGTTTATGTCGATTGACCCAAACAGCGAAAGCTATTACGATATTTTTTCAATCCACGGAAGCTACAGTCCGCCTCAAAAGGTTTACAACTACGCGTATGAAACACTGGGGCTTGACAAAAAAGAATGG is part of the Qingrenia yutianensis genome and harbors:
- a CDS encoding stalk domain-containing protein — its product is MKYAKRFTAFALLLLMLFSQCVFANALDYDTADGFLKNSVILCAKKPYYYANGIKNYFDLSNKKYAPQYDDGEIYVSVTQIKKLLNIGYTYGKAGNLLTLKNGGNTVIVKIGEDLANVNGKNVRYTHPAVFNGVRTLLPIGETARLLGFYVYGFEKVTVISKYDIENADYKNTALQKASAMFFDGFYKNGFEDGSAKFQTWSDSVSNGTDGKIFFEGEKSGYIDAVQKSMAAFMFPHVQPDPYEERTHLEYDVTANVYVTEDYKNNEPFALFSMKKDGAYKRLAYASADREPIPGEWCEITFKFIYRNVYRNDIVRANPTDSFSFGIGTRAKNVTETSKASGRIYFDNVRLSFAEPSTSNTALQLIPNSDLSWYVTGDTVNYRAAGADKDVLDGFEKVEGLIYNLDDEIVYKNTISAKKFKKDGFDFDTSGFSGNFAAEIYGVRADGTKSAFEYFQRAPVSEKVYEAGITKHRFVVASKETKPQSERNGFPGINATTDIGMRLADKIGYSAVRYHYIRWGDSQLEKGTHTAKGQFDWTQTDKMAESMSKNDMKLMVNIFGSPKWALPAQFQGITGGMVAGGMKYNGYGIQNQEYVAEYINAYLERYGKITDVIEFWNEPGSASAFWYDHDNDAVLIQMLKTTHDCVEKYNKENGTDIKIAFAGFMTTQETWLTKFMSIDPNSESYYDIFSIHGSYSPPQKVYNYAYETLGLDKKEWINSETYSAQMNDGRSKETGGYTNYRLNALSALMNYFYHMKAGAKEIYEFRATSDVSDEYAAAILNNGGSINFWGLSNDCGTHTEPLPLAGILNVFFDIMGKDFTVDKEYRLDNSFVALSFKNGGKTAVALWNADTKSAYMDEKIKSVITENTKIMDFEGHAVSANVFLNGEKLYWLVDVDEDKLAEIESKENSVLNPNNIKPYYTAATAEEAKRTPFDELEVAKGAFTQGKLFDENTFEVVNNNINWIEDGFNYVGTGTFKNTAKADGFNAKFAASYTDKGFYLMVDVADKAFCENDLDGIMQSYWNYDGIQFAFDTVGVGSADDRMECAAAKTAGGTYFIKSTTPDFGPELITDYTKKGIPIEGCVNISDTENGKLYKVFVPISEMYPMSYPNPYDCIRFSLLVNNNDGEGRLGYLEWSSGIGNKKDPTLYGALAD